GTAAGTTATACACGATTCAGCCTTGGATGCTTAGTCACCGCATTGGTTTCAATTGGTCTAACCACAAGATCAATTACGGTATCAATTACATCTTCAATTCGAAAGAGCTCAAATCGGTGTTTCACCGGCATCAATATGGCGAGTTGTTTTGTGCCTACCGTTTTTGATCAGCCAGCCATAAGTAGGACCCACATGGATCCGCTTGATAGGATCTTCGTTGGTCCAGCGTTCAAATGTTTTTCGTTTGGAGATTGTTTAACCTGGGTTTTCGGGAATAGGGTCAGCCAGTTTTTGCCCGATCAATCTGGTGGTGAGCATAGCGGCCACGGTATCTCCAGTAGCATTGAGCATTGTTGCCAGGGGATCGACGAGGGTTGCTATGATCATAATGGAAGGAATCACCTCCGTTGGCATCTGATAAACCGATATGATCAGCATTTCTCCGATGTAGCCACCATTAGGAATACCTCCGGCTACGATGCTCACCAGTAAAGTAATGCCAACCGCCATAATCAGATTGGCTGGATCAAAAAATTCCTTTCCGCTTAATAAAAGTGCGATATAGATTTTAAAGATACAGGCGATCGCGGATCCATGCTTGTGCAATGTTGTGCCTAGGGGAATGACGACACTAGCGACGCTGTCCGGGATTCCAATTTGCTTGGCTGCAAGTAAGTTGGCTGGCATGGTGGCGAGGCTACTGCAGCTGCTCAATGCGGTCAAGGAAGGCAATATGTTATTTTGCCAGTAACGTTTAATTCCCTTTAGCCCGAATGCAAAAAAAGCGAATAAACTGAATACCGTGAAAAAATAGAAGATTCCAAAAAAGTAATATAGACCGATAGGTTTGGCATAAAAACCAAAGAGCTGAGGGCCTAGTGTTCCAACCTGATAGGCAAAATATGCTCCCAAACCAATGGGAGCGAGGTTCATGACCATCACGAGCAGATTTCCCATCACAACATTGCCCGAGTTTATAAATTTACGGAAGGTCTCTGCAGATGCCCCTGATTTGCGCGTAGCAATGCCAACGAGGAACGAAAAGATGACAAAGGCCAGCATATTTTGTCGTGATAATAAACTTGAAAATTCGCTAACGGTTAAAAAGCGGACCATTTTTTCACCCCAAGAATCATGAACAACTGTTTCCATGATTTTGTTTGTTTGTTCAATAGCCAGTGGAGCATCTACTGGAAAGAGGTAAAGGAAGCAGATGCTTGACAGTCCGGCGACGACAATACCCAGTACAAATACGAAGGACATCATGCCGATGATCCTTCCCAGTACACTGTCGCCATTGATATTCGCAACAGATGAGGATATGGCAAAAAACACCAATGGTATAACGCTGACAAAGAGGAGGTTTAGGAAAATGTCACCGATCGGTTTAAGATTGTTGACGATATGCGGAAAGA
The DNA window shown above is from Sphingobacterium thalpophilum and carries:
- a CDS encoding dicarboxylate/amino acid:cation symporter; translation: MKYSAKTFIHNYGSILLLLLGISIGSLIGIFFPHIVNNLKPIGDIFLNLLFVSVIPLVFFAISSSVANINGDSVLGRIIGMMSFVFVLGIVVAGLSSICFLYLFPVDAPLAIEQTNKIMETVVHDSWGEKMVRFLTVSEFSSLLSRQNMLAFVIFSFLVGIATRKSGASAETFRKFINSGNVVMGNLLVMVMNLAPIGLGAYFAYQVGTLGPQLFGFYAKPIGLYYFFGIFYFFTVFSLFAFFAFGLKGIKRYWQNNILPSLTALSSCSSLATMPANLLAAKQIGIPDSVASVVIPLGTTLHKHGSAIACIFKIYIALLLSGKEFFDPANLIMAVGITLLVSIVAGGIPNGGYIGEMLIISVYQMPTEVIPSIMIIATLVDPLATMLNATGDTVAAMLTTRLIGQKLADPIPENPG